The following proteins are encoded in a genomic region of Hippocampus zosterae strain Florida chromosome 2, ASM2543408v3, whole genome shotgun sequence:
- the pa2g4b gene encoding proliferation-associated protein 2G4b — MSGDEEKPDQTVADDLVVTKYKMGAEIANQALKMVVEAALAGVSVLSLCEKGDDFIMKESGKIFKKEKEMKKGIAFPTCVSVNNCVCHHSPLKSDPDVVLKDGDLVKVDLGVHVDGFISNVAHSFVVGVTKEKPLTGRKADVMMAAHLCAEAALRLVKPGNQNTQVTEAWNKIAKSFKCSPIEGLLSHQLKQHVIDGEKTIIQNPTDQQRKDHEKAEFEVHEVYAVDVLISTGEGKAKDGGLRTTVYKRDPDKVYGLKMKTSRTFFSEMERRFDKMAFTLRAFEDEGKARLGVVECIKHELLQPFNVLQEKEGEFVAQFKFTVLLMANGPLRITNSLYEPEMYKSVNEVEDAELKTLLQSSTSRKTQKKKKKKASKTVENVTGQSTETEAAE; from the exons ATGTCTGGGGATGAAGAAAAACCCGACCAGACGGTCGCCGATGACTTGGTGGTGACCAAGTATAAGATGGGAGCCGAAATCGCTAACC AGGCCCTCAAGATGGTGGTTGAGGCAGCTCTGGCTGGCGTTTCGGTGCTCAGCCTGTGTGAAAAGGGAGATGACTTTATCATGAAAGAAAGTGGGAAAATCTtcaagaaggagaaagagatGAAGAAAG GTATCGCCTTTCCGACATGTGTGTCGGTTAATAACTGCGTGTGCCATCACTCGCCACTTAAGAGTGACCCAGATGTTGTACTTAAGGACGGGGATCTCGTCAAAGT TGATCTTGGCGTGCACGTGGATGGCTTTATCTCAAACGTGGCCCACAGCTTTGTTGTTGGTGTGACcaag GAAAAGCCCCTCACAGGCCGCAAGGCTGATGTGATGATGGCAGCTCATCTGTGCGCTGAGGCTGCACTGCGTCTTGTCAAGCCCGGAAACCAG AACACACAGGTCACAGAGGCATGGAACAAGATTGCAAAGTCATTCAAGTGCTCGCCAATCGAAG GCCTGCTGTCCCATCAGTTGAAACAACACGTCATAGATGGAGAGAAAACTATCATCCAGAACCCAACGGACCAGCAAAG GAAGGACCATGAAAAGGCTGAGTTTGAGGTGCATGAAGTGTATGCAGTGGATGTGCTCATCAGCACTGGAGAGGGGAAG GCAAAAGATGGTGGCCTGAGGACCACCGTTTACAAACGAGACCCCGACAAGGTGTACGGATTAAAGATGAAAACCTCTCGCACGTTCTTCAGTGAAATGGAGAGACGGTTCGATAAAATGGCTTTCACTCTGag GGCGTTTGAGGACGAGGGTAAAGCCAGGCTGGGTGTGGTAGAGTGCATCAAGCATGAGTTGCTGCAACCATTCAACGTTCTCCAGGAGAAGGAGG GTGAATTTGTAGCTCAGTTCAAGTTCACTGTGCTGCTCATGGCCAACGGACCACTGCGAATCACAAACAGCCTCTATGAACCCGAAATGTACAAGTCGGTGAATGAGGTGGAGGATGCAGAGTTGAAG acttTGCTTCAAAGCTCAACCAGTCGTAAGAcgcagaagaaaaagaaaaagaag GCCTCAAAGACTGTGGAGAATGTGACAGGACAGTCGACGGAGACGGAAGCTGCAGAATAA
- the erbb3b gene encoding receptor tyrosine-protein kinase erbB-3b produces MWYVILWSINMNQWLVISISVTLLWSLQATFTETYDVVCLGTQNGLSSTGSQENQYNLIKERYDNCEIIMGNLEVTQIESNWDFSFLKTIREVTGYVLIAMNHFQEIPLEQLRVIRGSSLYERRFALSVFFNYPKDGSNGLRQLGLANLTEILEGGVQIINNKYLSYSPWVYWQDIIRDGNAPVDIYYNGQRGLCHKSCGNYCWGPNEKQCQILTKTVCAPQCNGRCFGTSPRDCCHIECAAGCTGPLDVDCFACRHFNDSGACVPQCPQALIYNKQTFQMETNPDAKYQYGSICVSQCPTHFVVDGSSCVSVCPPDKMEVEREGHRRCEPCIGLCPKVCEGTGAEHRQTVDSSNIDSFINCTKIQGSLHFLVTGILGDDFKKIPPLDAKKLEVFRTVREITDILNIQSWPNELSDLSVFSSLTTIQGRSLHKRFSLMVMRISTLTSLGLRSLREISDGSVYISQNAKLCYHHTVNWAKLFRGRRLRVNSINSNRPLAECVAEGHVCDPLCSSSGCWGPGPDQCLSCRNYSRNGTCVDSCHFDTGSSREFARADGECVFCHSECKHLHGKASCTGPGAYECAACANLRDGPYCMSSCPAGVNDGQRGLIFKYPNKEGHCEPCHQNCTQGCTGPGLSDCLETVRLTASSGQITSIALGVPAGSIFCLVLFFLGVLYHRGLAIRRKRAMRRYLESGESFEPLGPGEKGTKVHTHILKSSELKKLKVLGSGVFGTVHRGVWTPDGETVKIPVAIKTIQDSSGRQTFTEITDHMLSMGSLDHPYIVRLLGICPGSSLHLVTQLSSLGSLLEHIRQHKNSLGPQRLLNWCVQIAKGMYYLEEHRVVHRNLAARNILLKNNYQVQISDYAIADLLSPDDKKFIYTNTKTPIKWMALESILFRRYTHQSDVWSFGVTVWEMMSFGAEPYGSAQAQEVPCLLEKGERLSQPHICTIDVYMVMVKCWMIDENIRPTFKELASDFTRMARDPPRYLVIKLDGEDNSSRDAHRSDSERGLLHSDLVDDDEDTLEEGFATPPLQHSPSWSLSRSRMNSYKSGTSHVGPVGYLPMTPSPAESVRQLRFQRFRRSSVRTLPERSEVKGCGREAQWRDESFRTGAPHRTRLGSERAAPHVCSGRHRKLSTASSPSSYKVWTSGEKEIDKEEEAADADHYGYVLPGSHCTPERAAKVTRQLDKVKNLALEYEVMSHKFDAALDSADDNFSSLVHETPPSPTAVTLLPAPEDTLTPVLATENQRVNDNCGDHLADSAEKLELSRQKQIQAVEGRVEALQGKGRYEYMDIRRSDSTEEEAPAQRRYGTSDSCEQEDVQLGDAQHTDNQQTLPGNVSSLQQPDVVAEEEKSQYEEMAPFEGVASGWEQKLPAKGEVGSGRCAGIGAYIRVCAGMGEPGSSSSFDNPDYWHSRLFLKPDAVRT; encoded by the exons ATGTGGTATGTGATACTTTGGTCAATCAACATGAACCAGTGGCTCGTCATTTCAATATCGGTGACATTGCTGTGGAGTCTACAAGCAACGTTTACTGAAACATATGATG TGGTGTGTCTTGGTACCCAGAATGGACTGAGCTCCACAGGCTCTCAGGAGAATCAATACAATCTGATCAAGGAACGCTACGACAACTGTGAAATCATCATGGGAAACCTGGAAGTCACACAGATTGAGAGCAACTGGGACTTCTCTTTCCTTAAG ACAATCCGTGAAGTGACTGGCTACGTGCTCATCGCCATGAATCACTTTCAGGAAATTCCCCTTGAGCAACTGCGGGTCATCAGAGGAAGCAGTctttatgaaaggcgctttgcCCTTTCTGTTTTCTTCAACTATCCCAAGGACGGATCCAATGGCCTGCGGCAGCTCGGCCTCGCTAATCTAACAG AGATTTTGGAGGGAGGAGTTCAAATAATTAACAATAAATACTTGAGTTATAGTCCGTGGGTCTACTGGCAAGATAtaatcagggatggcaatgctCCTGTTGATATCTACTACAATGGCCAGAGAG GGCTGTGCCACAAATCTTGTGGGAATTATTGctgggggccaaatgagaagcagtgtCAGATCT TGACCAAGACGGTGTGCGCTCCACAGTGTAACGGTCGTTGTTTTGGGACGAGCCCCAGGGACTGCTGTCACATTGAGTGTGCAGCGGGATGCACAGGCCCTCTGGATGTGGACTGTTTT GCATGTCGCCATTTCAACGACTCCGGAGCCTGCGTGCCTCAGTGCCCACAAGCTCTCATCTATAACAAGCAAACTTTTCAGATGGAGACTAACCCAGATGCCAAATATCAATATGGATCCATTTGTGTCTCTCAGTGCCCCA CTCATTTTGTGGTGGACGGGAGCTCCTGCGTGAGCGTCTGTCCTCCAGACAAGATGGAGGTGGAGAGAGAGGGACACAGACGTTGTGAGCCCTGCATTGGACTCTGCCCGAAAG TATGTGAAGGCACAGGTGCGGAACACAGGCAGACTGTGGACTCCAGTAACATTGACAGCTTCATCAATTGCACCAAAATCCAAGGAAGTCTTCATTTCCTGGTCACAGGCATTCTCGG AGACGACTTTAAGAAGATCCCACCTCTGGATGCTAAGAAGCTGGAAGTGTTCCGCACTGTTCGAGAGATAACAG ATATCCTCAACATCCAGTCGTGGCCAAACGAGCTCAGTGATTTATCCGTTTTTTCAAGTCTCACCACCATTCAAGGAAGGTCACTTCACAA GCGTTTTTCCCTGATGGTGATGCGAATTTCCACGCTCACCTCGCTTGGTCTGCGCTCTCTCCGAGAGATCAGCGACGGCAGCGTGTACATCAGTCAGAACGCCAAGCTGTGCTACCACCACACTGTGAACTGGGCCAAGCTGTTCAGAGGGCGACGTCTACGAGTCAACAGCATCAACAGCAACAGACCACTGGCGGAATGTG TTGCGGAGGGTCATGTGTGCGACCCGCTGTGTTCAAGCTCCGGTTGCTGGGGCCCGGGACCCGACCAGTGTCTCTCCTGCCGGAACTACAGCCGAAATGGCACATGTGTGGACAGCTGTCATTTTGATACTGG ATCCTCAAGAGAATTTGCGAGGGCTGACGGAGAATGCGTTTTCTGTCACTCGGAGTGTAAACATCTGCATGGGAAGGCCAGCTGCACAGGGCCG GGCGCATATGAATGTGCCGCGTGCGCCAACCTTCGAGATGGTCCATACTGCATGTCGTCTTGCCCTGCTGGGGTGAACGATGGCCAGCGAGGGCTCATCTTCAAGTATCCCAACAAGGAAGGTCACTGTGAACCATGTCACCAAAATTGCACCCAAGG GTGCACAGGCCCAGGACTCAGTGATTGTTTGGAGACGGTGAGGCTGACTGCTAGCAG TGGCCAGATCACAAGCATCGCCTTAGGTGTGCCAGCTGGCTCAATATTCTGCctggtgttgtttttcttgggcGTGCTGTACCACCGAGGGCTGGCCATCCGCCGCAAGAGAGCCATGAGGAGGTACCTTGAGAGCGGAGAG AGTTTTGAGCCACTGGGTCCCGGGGAGAAAGGAACCAAggttcacacccacatcctgAAGTCATCGGAGCTAAAAAAGCTCAAAGTCCTCGGTTCTGGTGTCTTTGGCACAGTACACAGG GGGGTTTGGACTCCAGATGGAGAGACGGTGAAGATCCCGGTGGCCATCAAGACGATCCAGGACAGCTCAGGCCGCCAGACCTTCACGGAGATAACAGAT CACATGCTGTCCATGGGCAGCCTGGACCACCCCTACATCGTGAGACTTTTGGGCATCTGTCCGGGCTCCAGTCTGCATCTGGTCACCCAGCTCAGTTCATTGGGCTCCTTACTGGAGCACATCAGGCAGCACAAGAACAGCCTAGGCCCCCAGCGCTTGCTCAACTGGTGTGTGCAAATAGCCAAA GGTATGTACTACCTGGAGGAGCACCGTGTGGTACACAGAAACCTGGCGGCACGCAACATCCTACTGAAGAACAACTACCAGGTGCAGATCTCGGACTACGCCATAGCAGATCTCCTTTCCCCTGATGACAAGAAATTCATCTACACAAACACCAAG ACTCCGATCAAATGGATGGCTCTTGAAAGCATCTTGTTTCGAAGATACACTCATCAAAGTGACGTGTGGAGTTTTG GAGTGACAGTATGGGAGATGATGTCTTTTGGGGCGGAACCTTATGGGTCGGCACAAGCCCAggaagtgccgtgtctgctggAGAAGGGTGAACGTCTGTCGCAACCTCACATCTGCACCATCGACGTCTACATGGTCATGGTCAAAT GTTGGATGATCGATGAAAATATAAGGCCCACCTTCAAAGAGCTGGCAAGTGACTTTACACGCATGGCAAGAGACCCACCCAGATACCTTGTGATCAAG ctgGACGGAGAGGACAATAGCTCGCGGGATGCCCATCGGAGCGATTCTGAACGAGGGCTGCTTCACTCAGATTTGGTGGATGATGATGAGGACACCCTGGAGGAAGGTTTTGCCACCCCTCCTCTGCAACATTCGCCTTCATGGAGTCTCTCTCGCTCAAGGATGAACTCGTACAAG AGCGGCACCTCTCACGTCGGACCTGTTGGATACCTACCGATGACTCCAAGTCCTGCAGAAAGCGTCCGTCAG TTGCGCTTCCAAAGGTTCCGCCGAAGCTCGGTCCGAACGCTGCCTgaaaggtcagaggtcaaagGGTGCGGCAGGGAGGCACAGTGGCGTGATGAAAGCTTCAGGACAGGCGCTCCTCACAGGACACGGCTTGGCTCTGAAAGGGCTGCCCCTCATGTATGTAGCGGAAGGCACAGAAAGCTCTCCACGGCATCCAGCCCATCTTCATACAAGGTGTGGACATCCGGCGAGAAAGAAATTgacaaagaggaggaggcggcggacgCAGACCACTATGGTTACGTCCTTCCTGGATCCCATTGCACTCCAGAACGAG CTGCAAAAGTCACCCGACAATTGGACAAGGTGAAAAATTTGGCTCTGGAGTATGAAGTGATGAGCCACAAATTTGATGCTGCTCTTGACTCGGCCGACGACAACTTCTCATCGTTGGTTCATGAAACGCCACCGTCTCCAACTGCTGTCACTCTATTACCAGCCCCTGAGGACACCTTGACGCCGGTTCTAGCCACAGAGAATCAGCGGGTAAACGACAACTGCGGGGACCATTTAGCAGACTCCGCAGAGAAACTTGAGTTGAGTCGGCAGAAGCAGATCCAAGCTGTGGAGGGCCGTGTGGAGGCACTTCAGGGGAAAGGCAGGTACGAATATATGGACATTAGACGCTCTGACTCTACCGAGGAAGAGGCGCCGGCGCAGCGGAGGTATGGGACATCTGATTCATGCGAGCAAGAGGATGTTCAATTAGGAGATGCACAGCACACAGATAATCAACAAACTCTTCCGGGGAATGTCAGTAGCTTGCAGCAGCCAGATGTGGTCGCCGAAGAGGAAAAGAGCCAGTATGAGGAGATGGCTCCGTTTGAAGGCGTAGCCAGTGGGTGGGAGCAGAAGCTGCCAGCAAAGGGGGAGGTGGGCAGCGGCAGGTGCGCGGGGATCGGGGCATACATCAGGGTGTGCGCAGGCATGGGTGAGCCTGGCAGCAGCTCATCGTTTGACAACCCCGACTACTGGCACAGCAGACTTTTCCTCAAGCCAGATGCCGTACGTACGTAA